The genomic DNA GACTGCCTGTGGCGTATATGTCCCAGTCATGAAAGGAACCAGTTCAGGGAGATTTTTCCCGATATATGTCATTTCAGCCCCTGAGGAAGTCTGAAAATCAGCACATAACCGTGATATCGCCCATTCTCTGGCGGTGATGAAGGTCCTCTTCCTCAGGAATTGGTTTACCTGCAGATATGATGCGCCGTCTACCTTCCTGAACTTGTGATACTTGGTAGGATCCCGTGAACGGAATGGTGTTGCCATCAGTGTACCGTTAGATGTGCCTTACAGATAAGTCCACGGGATGAAGATAGGGGATGCAGGCATCTGGTTTTTTATGGAAGAGAGATAACATGTATAGGGGTTGTTCCCAAAGCCCAGATAGTGTAGTGGCCTATCATGTCGGCCTGTCACGCCGACGACTCGGATTCGAATTCCGATCTGGGCGTTCATTAATCAATATTATCCTTTTCTGAATAGCCGCCAGACGGAACCCATATCTCAAATCGAGCGCCTTTCCCATAAGTCCCGGTTTCGAAGATCCGAATCCCGGTTATTGATAATATTTCCCGAACAAGGAATAATCCAAGACCGGTATTACTTCCATATCCCCGATCAAAAATCCTCTCCTTGAGGTCATCAGGGATACCCTGACCATCATCCTCACAGCAGATACACACCTCATTGTCAATAGAGTACCATGAAAACCGGATGGATGAGAGATTCGGACCTGCATGCCGGAGGGCATTATCTATCAGATTGTAAAATACCCGCTCAAGGAGGGGATCTGCATATATGAAAAGACCGGAGAGATTATTCTCAACAGTAATCCGTTCAGGAATGCCAATTTCTGCTGCCTTACGAACCAGAAATCCTGCATCCTTCCATTCTGGTGACTGAATACCAAGGTTCTGATATACTCGCGTGAACTCAATCTGATCATGAATGAGTCTGGTTGCATTATCCATGATCTTTACAATCTCTGCCGTCTCCGGATCATTCCTGGCCTCCTTTAGCAGGGGAAGAAGTCCAAGAATGACGGTCACACGGTTTCTGATGTCATGCCTGGTTATGCTGGAGAGGAGATTTAATTTCTCATTTGTCCGCATGAGTGCCTGTTCAGCCATGATCCGTGCAGTAATATCACGCATGCTCTGGATAGCGCCGATAATATTCCCTTTTGAATCGAATAACGGTCCGGCCATCGATGAGAAATATTTCCCTCCTTTCCCCATCTTCGGGAATGTTTCATCGGTAAAGAGTGAATCGCCCGACCGGCTGACATTCGGGAAGAGTTTTATGATGGTACCTTCCTTGTCAAGAACGGCATTGAGGAGCATTGGCCTCTTTTCTCCATAGAATGGTATTGCATACTCATATCTTCCTCTTCCGATGATGTCTGCCTCCTGAATCCCAGTCAGATGTTCCATAGCCTGATTCCAGAAGATTACCCATCCATCTTTGTCAATAACAAACGTTGCATCAGGAAGCCTGGAGATTACATCGCGGAGTTGTCGGGCTGATTCACGAAGAGCTTCGCTGTCGATAAGTGCTTTCCAGGCCAGTCGCTGTTCGGTAATATCCTGAACATTCAACGACCATACGGCATTGTCAGCTGATGTTCCGGAGAGGATGGTCAGATCATGAAGTGCCGGAAAGACAGAGTTATCAGATCTGATGTGATCAAGTTCAAACGTGGCATGGCCGGAAAAGAGAGCACTGTCAAGGTATGACAGAAAATTTTTCTCCGGATACCTGGTTCCCACAAGAAATGGATTTTTTCCGATGAACTCTGCAGGTTCCATTCCATGCATCTGTGAATATGCTGCATTGACATAGTCGACATTTGCCCCGGTCCCGGTTACGATACCGGTGCTGGTATGTTCAACAATATCGGCAAGTTTCCGAAGTGAGTTCTCAATCTCTTTTCGGTCTGATATGTCAATTGCAAATCCACGAAACCCGGTAACCTGTGATCCTGACCAAATAGGGGATGCATATACAGTAATAGGATAGGTCTCACCATTGTGGTTAATTCCTGAAAATTCAGTCCCGTTAATTGGTTTTCCCTTTCTGATCTGATCAAGTGCCTGGAGAAACTGAGGATGGCTTTGTGGGTGAATAAAATTCAATATATGAAAACCGGTATTCTTATCATCCATTCGATGTCCGGATATCTTCATTCCCATCTGATTGATGAATGAGATATTCCCATCCAAGTCTGCTTCAAAAACGAATTCAGGTAGTAAATCCGCGAGTTCACGGTATTTGCGCTCACTTTCAGAGAGAAGTCGATTATGTTCTTCCAGATCCTTTTGTGACTGGTTTAATTCAAGAAAAATGGGATGTATCTCCTTGGCGAGTCTGGAAAATTCGTCATCACCCTCCAGAAGAGGGGCATCTATCTGTGCACGTTCTGTGTTCCGGTTTTTAATATTCTCTATAAGCGTTCGTAACCTGAAGAGAACAAACCGGTCAATGATTATGAGTGAGACAACGATTACTACAAGGCCCAGGATCATGAGGAATAGTATAAAGGTCAGAATTGTTGCTTTCCCCTGTGTGATTATATCTCTGGGTAATGTAACGGTAAACTCAAGAAAGCCATTTGAATCAATGGATGAAAGATATGACGTTCCTGTTATGTTTGTGTCAGATTCAGGTGTTACGATTATATCGGAGGTAGTTATTTCATTGATCTCATTCAGGGCTTTTATAAGTGGAAAGTCATGTATTGATGAGATGGTAAGATGTAGATCTGCTATACTTGACAATGTCTTAACTTTTGCCTCATTTAAATATTCAATACATATGAGAGTTCCAACCGATGGACCCTCATAGATACTGGTGATGATAGGTTCAGCAACAATAATAGCAGGACCATCAGGCAGGATGATGAAACCAGACTTTCCATCTAGAATCGATTCGAATGTACATATATCCGGGATGGAGAGTACCTGTGACAGGATCTCATCAGGGACGGATTCCATTCGCCCTGCGGTTGTATTTATCCTGGTTGCATATTTGAGGGTGCTATCACCTCTTACAAAAATCAGGAGATCGATACCAAGATTGTGGATAGAGGCATAATTGAGGTTTTGTATGATGTACTCATCGTTTTTATCCTGAACAAAATTGTACGTCTCATCCCACCGTGACCAGTCCCCGGTCAGGGAATAGATCTGATCCTTTTCATAACTGAGTACCTTCAAACCTTTGATGAGATTCTGCCTGGTGTCATCTTCTTCAAACTGGGCATAACTGTCAGTCAGAAGAGTAAAGGAAAAGAGTATTATGAGCGCTATACCCCCGAGCAGGGTCAGTCCGATTATAAGGAATGTTTTTGCCCGAAGATCCATACATTACTCCTTCGGATCATTCACCCGTTCTGGGGGCCATGGGCATGTGCCAGGTTACGAGGGCTTTGTGATCGTAATAAATGAACCGGAATATGTACCAAACATATTCATAATCGGCCGGGCAGTAATTATATATTGTCTTTCTTCCTGGCCTGAACCAACACAAAGCTGCATCCCACTTTCATCATGCGACCTGAAAAAATCAGGTGAGATGTCAAGGTCTGGGCATAAGAGACGAAGTGCCTGGCGAATGTCTTTTAAGAAGAGTGCAGAACTGCGTTCTTCAATGCATTCTTCAGCCGCCTGATTCATCCAGAGAATAGCATGATCTGAATTTATGATTATCACCGGATGAGAAGAATCTGCTATCTGAACCCACATGGAAGGAGAGAGACCTGCCTTTTTTCCCTCTGTTGTCTGGCGTATCCTGTCACATAGATTCAAACTGACTTTGATCGCACAGTAAAGAAGACTCGGATTGACCGGTTTTATGAGAAAACCAAATGGCGTAGAAGACATAGCCTTCTCAAAAATCTTCTTCTCATCATGGCCGGTGACGAAGATAACCGGTATTGAGAATATGTTGAAGAGTTGTGCCGCAGCTTCTATCCCTGACATGACCCCGGGAAGATCAATGTCCATGAGGACTACGTCTGGTTTTTCCACGGCTACCTGCTCGAGTACTTGTTCACCCGAGTTTACCGGGGTATGAACAATAAATCCACCGTCGCGTAGGATAGAGATTAAGACCCGGGCTATTATCTCATCGTCCTCGACAATCAGGACTGTATTTTCAGGCATATATGATAAACCTCAGGGGGTTCTCGCCAGACAGCAGGCGACTCACGCATGTTTCCGTTATCATAGTTGGAATAATCGATATAAAGTAATTCCGAGATCTCAGTTTCGCAG from Methanospirillum hungatei JF-1 includes the following:
- a CDS encoding ATP-binding response regulator; translated protein: MPENTVLIVEDDEIIARVLISILRDGGFIVHTPVNSGEQVLEQVAVEKPDVVLMDIDLPGVMSGIEAAAQLFNIFSIPVIFVTGHDEKKIFEKAMSSTPFGFLIKPVNPSLLYCAIKVSLNLCDRIRQTTEGKKAGLSPSMWVQIADSSHPVIIINSDHAILWMNQAAEECIEERSSALFLKDIRQALRLLCPDLDISPDFFRSHDESGMQLCVGSGQEERQYIITARPIMNMFGTYSGSFITITKPS
- a CDS encoding sensor histidine kinase; translated protein: MDLRAKTFLIIGLTLLGGIALIILFSFTLLTDSYAQFEEDDTRQNLIKGLKVLSYEKDQIYSLTGDWSRWDETYNFVQDKNDEYIIQNLNYASIHNLGIDLLIFVRGDSTLKYATRINTTAGRMESVPDEILSQVLSIPDICTFESILDGKSGFIILPDGPAIIVAEPIITSIYEGPSVGTLICIEYLNEAKVKTLSSIADLHLTISSIHDFPLIKALNEINEITTSDIIVTPESDTNITGTSYLSSIDSNGFLEFTVTLPRDIITQGKATILTFILFLMILGLVVIVVSLIIIDRFVLFRLRTLIENIKNRNTERAQIDAPLLEGDDEFSRLAKEIHPIFLELNQSQKDLEEHNRLLSESERKYRELADLLPEFVFEADLDGNISFINQMGMKISGHRMDDKNTGFHILNFIHPQSHPQFLQALDQIRKGKPINGTEFSGINHNGETYPITVYASPIWSGSQVTGFRGFAIDISDRKEIENSLRKLADIVEHTSTGIVTGTGANVDYVNAAYSQMHGMEPAEFIGKNPFLVGTRYPEKNFLSYLDSALFSGHATFELDHIRSDNSVFPALHDLTILSGTSADNAVWSLNVQDITEQRLAWKALIDSEALRESARQLRDVISRLPDATFVIDKDGWVIFWNQAMEHLTGIQEADIIGRGRYEYAIPFYGEKRPMLLNAVLDKEGTIIKLFPNVSRSGDSLFTDETFPKMGKGGKYFSSMAGPLFDSKGNIIGAIQSMRDITARIMAEQALMRTNEKLNLLSSITRHDIRNRVTVILGLLPLLKEARNDPETAEIVKIMDNATRLIHDQIEFTRVYQNLGIQSPEWKDAGFLVRKAAEIGIPERITVENNLSGLFIYADPLLERVFYNLIDNALRHAGPNLSSIRFSWYSIDNEVCICCEDDGQGIPDDLKERIFDRGYGSNTGLGLFLVREILSITGIRIFETGTYGKGARFEIWVPSGGYSEKDNID